From Ignatzschineria sp. RMDPL8A, a single genomic window includes:
- a CDS encoding PH domain-containing protein: MSYVDSVITPQEKIIIVAKTHWFIYINPAIWCIMGLLILGGLYKIDELYNLNLYGKLWYLSLPIFAIALYFFLRAWIYSISTELAVTDRRVIAKFGFIRRNTTELKHSKVESLQVKQSLVGRIFDFGTLTIIGSGGTSAPIPYIRDPLSFRSAALTQDEAQKEDDD; this comes from the coding sequence ATGAGTTACGTTGATTCCGTCATCACCCCGCAAGAAAAAATCATTATTGTGGCGAAAACCCACTGGTTTATCTATATCAATCCGGCCATTTGGTGCATCATGGGGCTTCTCATTTTAGGTGGCCTTTATAAGATCGACGAGCTCTATAATCTTAATCTCTACGGAAAACTCTGGTATCTCTCCCTCCCGATATTTGCGATTGCACTCTACTTTTTTCTGCGTGCTTGGATCTATTCGATTTCAACGGAACTGGCCGTCACTGATCGCCGTGTCATTGCGAAATTTGGTTTTATTCGCCGCAATACCACTGAACTCAAACATTCAAAAGTTGAGAGTTTGCAGGTTAAACAGAGTTTAGTTGGACGCATTTTTGACTTTGGCACGCTGACCATTATCGGTTCCGGCGGTACGAGCGCCCCAATTCCCTATATCCGCGACCCGCTCTCCTTTAGAAGTGCCGCACTCACGCAAGATGAAGCGCAAAAAGAAGATGACGATTAA
- a CDS encoding Na+/H+ antiporter, with protein MDVLLTVLLLILMAASSSIIQTFIPIKTPLPILQIVIGCAVALIGFEVELRPDLFLILFIPPLLFEDARKMPIYEFVRSGREILSLALTLVFITVIGLGFLIHWILPEMPIYVAIALAAVLSPTDAVALSGIVGKGRLSKKMMRILEGEALMNDASALVSLKFAILAAIGTISIATTKDVATIGLDFLKLSVGGLIIGAGATWIYLKLVQLFSKTKDDDPAVQTIFLMLVPFFIYVIAEEAGVSGILAAVASGMLVGHSGLMTRAPIQMRFRANSAWSLLEYVLNGVVFILLGLQIPGIIEYSMERANAEVTINFMTLFIDVFWIYAFLMLLRFSWLLTMKLFSQFVFKRFPMQFRDFSVRELLILTFSGVRGAVTLAAALSIPLIIGTRYQVIFLAAGVIVLSLIVGVIILPILLKGFTLDLAFQVEEETKAKELMTVAATHGVQTLQERLCNNTESEEEQQHIKQVVGQVLHEVERYNGQTDYSPEAQELELRIRLTALQSQRGEVYRLKAAKAISLETADKLIYEIDLAETWLQGKRRKGEKPSH; from the coding sequence ATGGACGTTTTACTCACGGTCTTACTGCTCATTTTAATGGCAGCCTCTTCCAGCATTATCCAGACATTTATTCCGATCAAAACCCCGCTTCCGATCTTGCAAATTGTAATCGGTTGCGCCGTTGCGCTCATCGGGTTTGAAGTAGAACTCCGCCCTGACCTTTTTCTCATTCTCTTTATCCCGCCGCTTTTATTTGAAGATGCGCGGAAAATGCCGATTTATGAATTTGTGCGCTCGGGAAGGGAGATTCTCAGCCTTGCGCTCACCCTTGTCTTTATTACCGTGATCGGGCTTGGATTTTTGATCCACTGGATCTTGCCTGAGATGCCGATCTACGTCGCTATTGCGCTTGCGGCGGTTCTCTCCCCAACGGATGCGGTGGCGCTTTCAGGCATTGTCGGGAAAGGCCGTCTATCGAAAAAGATGATGCGGATTTTAGAAGGTGAAGCGCTTATGAATGATGCCTCGGCACTGGTCTCCCTTAAATTTGCGATTTTAGCGGCGATCGGGACAATTTCCATTGCTACCACCAAGGATGTCGCTACGATTGGGCTCGATTTTTTAAAGCTTTCCGTCGGCGGATTGATAATCGGTGCTGGCGCCACTTGGATCTACCTCAAACTCGTCCAGCTCTTTAGTAAAACAAAAGATGATGATCCGGCGGTACAAACGATCTTTTTAATGCTGGTGCCCTTCTTTATTTATGTAATTGCCGAAGAGGCCGGTGTATCGGGAATTTTGGCCGCGGTGGCCTCCGGGATGCTTGTGGGGCACTCAGGGCTTATGACCCGCGCGCCGATTCAGATGCGATTTCGCGCCAATAGCGCTTGGTCGCTCCTTGAATATGTTTTAAACGGCGTCGTATTTATTCTGCTAGGCCTGCAAATCCCGGGCATTATTGAATACTCGATGGAGCGGGCAAATGCGGAAGTAACGATCAATTTTATGACGCTCTTTATCGATGTTTTTTGGATCTACGCATTTTTAATGCTGCTTCGTTTTAGTTGGCTGTTGACGATGAAGCTCTTTAGCCAATTTGTGTTTAAACGCTTTCCCATGCAATTTCGCGATTTTAGCGTGCGCGAGCTCCTCATTCTCACCTTTTCCGGCGTTCGTGGTGCGGTCACGCTTGCGGCAGCGCTTTCAATTCCCCTTATTATTGGCACCCGCTATCAAGTGATTTTTTTAGCGGCCGGCGTGATTGTTCTCTCGTTAATTGTTGGGGTGATTATTTTGCCGATTCTACTTAAAGGGTTTACCCTCGATCTCGCCTTTCAAGTGGAAGAGGAGACGAAAGCCAAAGAGCTGATGACCGTTGCGGCGACCCACGGCGTGCAGACTCTGCAAGAAAGACTCTGCAACAATACCGAGAGTGAAGAAGAGCAACAACATATTAAGCAAGTCGTTGGGCAAGTGCTCCATGAGGTTGAGCGTTATAACGGACAAACCGATTACAGCCCCGAGGCGCAAGAGCTCGAGCTTCGTATTCGTCTTACCGCCCTTCAATCACAGCGCGGGGAGGTTTACCGGTTAAAAGCTGCAAAAGCGATCAGTTTAGAGACTGCCGATAAGCTCATTTATGAGATCGATCTTGCGGAAACGTGGCTCCAAGGCAAACGTCGTAAAGGGGAAAAACCGTCCCACTAA
- the thiM gene encoding hydroxyethylthiazole kinase, protein MPNIIPFGAREMAPHLAQFHAKRPLVHCMTNDVVQNFTANVLLASGAIPAMVIAKEEAAEFVSVSNALLINVGTITEEFMQAMTIAVKTAHQKGIPWVLDPVAIGPVLPFRTVFCDELLAYKPTIIRGNPSEILALAGEKSSAKGPDGMDDPLSALKTAQSLAKKLNTVVAMTGDIDYITDGETTYSINVGSEKLTRVTGAGCSLSALVAGFVGAGIAPLEAATSACFMMAYSGMKADQLTVMKQMSMAGGMGSFSVALLDELSTLSADRLSMDELNKTIQNESELSSREKFNADDLRLYLVLEPTLCGGIDGMLTTTQQAVKAGVTMVQLRFEEKTDKGIWYDAALRLKALLKPYNVPLIINDEVDVAIAVDADGVHVGQSDLPPNVVRELLGEDKIVGLSAGNASEILAADQNVVDYLGVGPVFTTSTKLDARAMLGPEKLVELVELSPLPLVGIGGIQTSNVESVMRAGVSGVSVVSAICGQQDVEAATRILRTAIDRVLEESSC, encoded by the coding sequence ATGCCCAATATCATTCCCTTTGGAGCCCGCGAAATGGCTCCCCATCTTGCGCAGTTTCATGCCAAACGTCCTTTAGTTCACTGTATGACCAACGATGTCGTGCAAAATTTTACCGCCAATGTGCTCTTAGCCTCCGGCGCCATTCCCGCAATGGTGATCGCAAAAGAGGAGGCGGCGGAATTTGTCTCGGTCTCAAATGCGCTTCTCATTAACGTCGGCACCATTACCGAAGAATTTATGCAGGCGATGACGATCGCGGTTAAAACTGCGCATCAAAAAGGGATTCCGTGGGTGCTTGATCCGGTGGCGATTGGCCCAGTTTTGCCATTTCGTACCGTTTTTTGTGATGAGCTTCTTGCCTATAAACCAACGATTATTCGCGGAAATCCGTCGGAGATTTTAGCCCTTGCCGGTGAAAAATCGAGCGCGAAAGGCCCCGATGGAATGGATGATCCACTTAGCGCCTTAAAAACCGCCCAATCTCTTGCGAAAAAGCTTAATACTGTTGTGGCGATGACGGGCGATATTGATTACATCACCGACGGCGAAACAACCTATTCCATCAATGTTGGGAGCGAAAAACTGACGCGAGTGACCGGGGCGGGGTGTTCGCTTTCAGCATTAGTCGCCGGATTTGTGGGGGCAGGAATCGCACCGTTAGAAGCCGCGACGAGTGCTTGCTTTATGATGGCCTATTCTGGAATGAAGGCAGATCAGCTGACGGTGATGAAGCAGATGTCGATGGCGGGCGGCATGGGATCATTTTCAGTAGCGCTACTTGATGAATTATCAACGCTTTCGGCTGATAGATTGAGCATGGATGAATTAAATAAAACCATTCAAAACGAAAGCGAATTATCAAGTCGCGAAAAATTTAACGCCGATGACTTACGTCTCTATTTGGTACTTGAACCCACACTGTGCGGCGGCATTGATGGAATGCTTACGACCACACAGCAAGCGGTGAAAGCGGGGGTGACGATGGTGCAACTCCGTTTTGAAGAAAAGACCGATAAAGGAATTTGGTACGATGCAGCGCTCCGTCTAAAAGCGCTGTTAAAACCGTATAACGTGCCGCTGATTATTAATGATGAGGTGGATGTGGCGATTGCGGTGGATGCCGATGGAGTGCACGTTGGGCAGTCGGATCTGCCGCCAAATGTGGTGCGTGAGCTCTTAGGTGAGGATAAAATTGTCGGACTTTCAGCGGGCAATGCGTCTGAGATTTTAGCGGCCGATCAAAATGTGGTGGATTATCTTGGCGTCGGCCCTGTCTTTACAACAAGTACGAAGCTTGATGCGCGCGCGATGCTCGGGCCTGAGAAACTTGTAGAATTAGTTGAACTGAGTCCGCTTCCATTGGTTGGGATTGGGGGAATTCAAACAAGTAATGTTGAATCGGTGATGCGAGCGGGTGTTTCGGGTGTATCGGTAGTGTCAGCAATTTGTGGTCAACAAGATGTCGAGGCGGCAACAAGAATATTACGCACAGCAATCGATCGTGTACTTGAGGAATCATCGTGTTAA
- a CDS encoding rhodanese-like domain-containing protein, with the protein MLIIDVRTPDEFNAGHLADAIHIEYQYILMMIDQYAPDKTAEIGLYCHAGIRSAYAQYALLDAGYVNAINLGGFDQLKRHYPFV; encoded by the coding sequence ATGCTGATCATTGATGTGCGCACACCGGATGAATTTAATGCCGGACATTTAGCCGATGCGATTCATATTGAATATCAATATATTTTAATGATGATCGATCAATATGCGCCGGATAAAACTGCTGAAATTGGGCTCTATTGCCACGCCGGCATTCGCTCAGCCTATGCGCAATATGCGCTTTTAGATGCAGGCTATGTCAATGCCATCAATCTTGGCGGATTTGATCAGTTAAAACGGCATTATCCCTTTGTCTAA
- a CDS encoding ribonuclease D, with translation MEHTLRFIQDQTSLDKWCRAQYNTISLLAVDTEFMRVKTYFPKLCLIQLATETELVCVDPLAIDDLSSLSNLLTAPNILKILHAASQDIEAIVHELDILPAPIFDTQIAINVMGEHDNLMSYQEMIDRYQGIHLEKDQARTQWDHRPLSPRQIEYAYDDVRYLINCYEILEYQIADKGLGSNLKNAHKVFEDRAHYEPDCENAWKKVKGYKRLRRIEKQLLMKLAKAREIMAVRRNLPKRWIIKDQELTELSKRFSSQNNNLDTDEILNKFNPDIKKTLEEAITNFWDLGRDSSTSL, from the coding sequence ATGGAACATACGCTTCGTTTTATTCAGGATCAAACTAGCCTCGACAAATGGTGTCGGGCGCAATATAACACTATTTCGCTACTCGCGGTCGATACCGAGTTTATGCGGGTAAAGACCTATTTCCCGAAATTGTGTCTGATCCAATTAGCAACCGAAACGGAGCTTGTCTGCGTCGATCCGCTCGCCATTGATGATTTATCGAGTTTAAGCAATCTGTTAACGGCGCCGAATATCTTAAAAATTCTCCACGCCGCAAGCCAAGACATTGAAGCGATTGTCCACGAGCTCGACATTCTCCCCGCGCCCATTTTTGATACGCAGATCGCCATCAATGTGATGGGAGAACACGATAATTTGATGAGTTATCAAGAGATGATCGATCGTTATCAAGGCATTCATCTTGAAAAGGATCAAGCGCGCACGCAGTGGGATCATCGCCCGCTCTCGCCCCGTCAAATTGAATATGCGTACGACGATGTGCGCTATCTCATCAATTGCTATGAGATTCTTGAGTATCAAATTGCCGATAAAGGCCTTGGGTCCAATCTTAAAAATGCGCATAAAGTCTTTGAAGATCGTGCTCATTATGAACCTGATTGTGAAAATGCGTGGAAAAAGGTGAAAGGGTATAAGCGCCTCCGCCGTATTGAAAAACAGCTCTTAATGAAACTCGCAAAAGCACGGGAAATTATGGCCGTACGCCGCAATCTTCCAAAACGCTGGATTATTAAAGATCAAGAGCTCACCGAACTTTCCAAGCGGTTTTCATCACAGAATAATAATCTCGACACCGATGAGATCTTAAATAAATTTAATCCCGATATTAAAAAGACACTCGAAGAGGCGATCACCAATTTTTGGGATCTCGGTCGCGACAGCTCGACCTCACTTTAA